The genomic DNA ATGCCGCCCGTCCCGCGAGAATCGGGCGGCCGGTTTGTGGCTACGGCGTAAGGCTAAGGAGCGCGGGAAGGCCTTGACGAGGGTATTGCGGGGGTCGGATGCAAAGTCGGGTATGCCACCCGCGGCGCCGGGGGCAGAGACTCAGTAAAGGCGGGCGTCCCCCGGTATCTTCCGGCGGCCGGGCAGCACTGGAGCAGCCGGGCCTCACCCGCCGCTGCGATGGAGATTCCGTCCGGCACCGGCCGCCTGACGCGCCGCGGCAGTGCACGGATGTGTCGGCGGGGAGGGTTACATTAACCAATGACGGAGAAAGAACACACGCCCTGATGAAGGAGCCTGTCTTGACCGAACGGAATCCGCACCCCCATCCCGAACGCGGCCGCCTCTACACCCTCGACGAACTCAACGACCTGGCTGAGCAGGGGGATCCCTGGGCCATGGGCAAAGTGGACGAATGGGACCGCGACTTCTCCAACGACTATGCCGTGAAGATGTTCGACAAGTGCCCCGACAGCAACTGCGAGTACTACGGTGAGCCCGTCAATATCTGCTACGGCGAGGACGGGCAGGTCCTGGACATCGACCACGGCGGCTGGGACCACGGACCGGCGCAGGACATGGCGCAGAAAAAGGCGTCATAGCCACTGCGGGCGTTTACTGAACCAGCCGTGCCCGGGCCTCGCTGACGGCCGTTATTTGAATACCCTCCGGGACCAGGAAATTGACAATCGGCGGGTGCACCCGTGCAGCCAGGACAATTCGGGCCGTCCGGCCGTCCGCCGTACCGGTGTCCTCCGCCACCACGAGGTCATTGAAACGGGACTCGGCCCCCGTTACCTGAAGGTAGTTTCGTGCCGCAGCGCGCACCGCGCCTGCGTCCAGTGCCGCCGCCGGGCCGTCCCCGGCGTCGGACTGGCCCAAGGTGAACGTATCCGCGGCTGCCACAGCTGCTCCGTCGGCTGCCGACAGCAGCTTCTTCTGTCCGATGTACACCGAAGATGCCGCCATCACAACGGTCACGGTGAGCAGGGCCAACAGGGTGTAGCCGATGATCAGCACGCCTACCTGGCCGCTTTCGTGCCCCTCGCTGCCACCGGCGGGACCGCCGTCGCTCCCGGAGCCCGGCCTCATCCGAAACGCTCCACGACCTGCGTGGATTCCGAGTCCACCACTACCGGTGAGTCCCCTGCCCAGGGAAGTCCGGGCAGGGGAACATCAACGCTCACCCGGACGGTCACGAGGGTGCCCGGCGCCAGGCAGTCGGCAGGGCAGCTGATGACCATGTCCATGGTTCCGGCCGGCAATCCGAAGTCATCCAGGGCAAGCTGTGCAGCCTCCGTGGCGCGGCGTTCCGCCGTCGCCGCGTCCGGCGCCGTGGCATAGACCTTGGCGGCCGCATCCGCTGCTCCCACGGCAGCAAAAGAGGCACCCTGGATCTGACCCACCGTAATAACCAGATAGACCACCGGAACAAGCAGCAGCAGGCCCAGGAAAATGAATTCGACGACGGCGCTTCCGGTTTCGTCCTGCTCCTGCCGGGTCCCGCCGCAGGTGTCCGGTCCGCCCTCAGCGCCAGGCCGCATGCCCCGCCACCTCAATCCCGCCGTCGGGACCGATCAGGCCGATCACCGGCAGCGGTGCCCGGACGGTGATCTCGAGCAGGCGGGCGTCCCCTGCAGTCTGCTCGGCGCTGGTGATGTCCCCGGCGTATTCCGCCCCGAGGC from Arthrobacter zhangbolii includes the following:
- a CDS encoding pilus assembly protein TadG-related protein, which translates into the protein MRPGSGSDGGPAGGSEGHESGQVGVLIIGYTLLALLTVTVVMAASSVYIGQKKLLSAADGAAVAAADTFTLGQSDAGDGPAAALDAGAVRAAARNYLQVTGAESRFNDLVVAEDTGTADGRTARIVLAARVHPPIVNFLVPEGIQITAVSEARARLVQ